The genomic interval ACTGATTCCTTAATTGTTAAAGGAATGAAAAACATCGCTTTCGTTACTGTAGATGTTGAAGTGGAACAGATCAAGGACCGTTATAAAGGTTATGAGCAGGCGCTGAAGGCAAATAAGATGGAGATTAATCCAAAGCTTTGTAAATTGATTTCATTTAATAATACTGCGGATGAGACCACTGCTGAACTGACTCAGTTTTTTACGGACAACCCGGAAATTGACGCTGTACTTTTTGCAACAAATTATCTGGCGGTAAGGGGCTTGTTTAGTTTCAGGGAAATGAACAAGAAGCTGAATGGTTCATTTAAAGTCATTGCTTATGACGACCATGATATTTTTAAACTGCATTCTCCGACCATCAGTGCGGTAGATCAGCCGATAGAGGAAATTGCTGAAAACGTAATCAACTTTGTTTTAAAAGAGCTGGCAACTGTAGATTCTTTTGAGAAAAAGGAATTGAATAATGTGGTGTTATCGTCCAGACTGATAGAAAGATAATAAAAAATAAACCTAAATAAAAAAAGCGGAAGATATCTTCCGCTTTTTTTATTTAAAGGTGGTTTGGTTTACGCCTGTAAATCGTCCATCAATGATTTTATTTTAGCACCCAGTGCTGCATCAACTGTTTTGAATTGAGCTTTGTCTGTTAATGGAGCATTCACGCTGCAATAGAACTTGATTTTAGGCTCTGTACCTGAAGGGCGGGCAGAAACAATACTTCCATCTTCTGTAATGAATTGCAGTACATCAGATACAGGGAAATCAAGTTTGGTTTTCTCTTTCGTATCTAAATTCGTTTCCACACCCAGTTCGTAGTCTTTTAAAGTTTTTACTTTAGAACCTCCGAGTTCCAGTGGCGGATTATTTCTGAATTTCTCCATCATCGCCTTGATTTCTTCAGCACCAGTTTTTCCTTTTTTAGTCAGAGAAACCAGTTCTTCTTTATACAAGCCATATTCTGCATACATATCCAGCATCGCATCATATAAGCTGCTGCCTTTATCTTTGTAGAAAGCAGTCATCTCAGCAATAAAAGCACAGGAAATGATCGCATCTTTATCTCTTACCAGCTCACCGATCAGATAACCATAACTCTCTTCACCACCACCAATAAAGGTTTTTTTGCCTTGCAGGCTGGTGATCAGATGTCCGATATGTTTGAATCCGGTCAGGGTATTAAAATATTCAACGTTTTTAGCTTTGGCAATTTCTTCCACCAGGTTAGTGGTCACGATAGTTTTAACGATATACTGGTTACCGTCTAATTTGCCTTTTTCCTGCCATGCAGTAAGCAGGTAATTGATTAACAAACTTCCAGTCTGGTTTCCGTTAAGCAATACAAATTCTCCGTCATTATTTTTAACAGCAATACCAACACGGTCGGCATCAGGATCTGTGGCCAGAACCAGGTCTGCATCAATTTCTTTTGCTTTATTTAAAGCCAGGGTCATTGCCTCTTTTTCTTCCGGATTAGGATAAACTACCGTAGGGAAGTTTCCGTCTGGTGTGCTTTGTTCTTTAACCAAAGTCAAATTGGTGAATCCAAATTGAGCTAATGCTTTAGGAACTAAAGTGATCCCTGTACCGTGAATCGGAGAGTAAACTATTTTAAGGTCTTTTTGTCTGGCAATCGCTTCCGGAGAAACAGAAAGCGCAGTAATCTGATCAAGATATAGGGTGTCGATTTCCTCGCCGATCAGTTCAACAAGTTTCTCGTTACGTTCAAATTTAACTTCATCGATGCTTTTGATATTGGCAACTTCGTCCATCACCATATTATCATCAGGAGAAGTAAATTGTCCTCCGTCTGCACCATAAGCTTTATATCCGTTATATTCTTTAGGATTGTGTGAAGCAGTAAGCATTACACCACTGCGGCAGCCTAAATGTCTGATCGCGAATGAAAGTTCAGGAGTAGGGCGTAATTCTTTGAAGAAACAGACATGAATTCCATTTGCAGAAAATACATCAGCAGTGATCTTAGCGAAAAAGTCTGATTGATTTCTGCTGTCATGGGCAATAGCTACTTTAATTTGCTCTCCAGGATATTTTTTCAGCAGATAGTTACTCAGGCCTTGTGTGGCTGTACCAATTGTGTATTTATTAATCCTGTTAGAACCAGCTCCCATAATACCGCGGAGTCCACCTGTACCAAATTCCAGACTTCTGTAAAAGGAATCTACTAATTCTACAGACGCTTCACTGTCTATTAGTTTTTGGATTTCTTCTTTTGTTTGTTGGTCATAATTGCCATTAAGCCACTCGTTAATGGTGTTTTGTATTGCTGCTTCTAATTGCATGTTCTCCGTTAATATTTGATTATTCTGGTCTATAAACAAAACAAAAGCTATGGATGTTTTTAAGATCTGTTTTTAAATTTCAGGCCCTCCAAATTTAATTTTGTTTATAGCATGATTATTAAGCGCGTTTTATTAATTTCACGCCCTAATGCAATTATATACCAAATTAATTGAATTAAAAATACCTGCTACAAATAAATTAATTGCAGATGGATATTTTAGTTTAATTATTAACCCAATTTAGAAACATGAAGATATTAAAGTTTGGCGGAACTTCTGTCGGAAGCCCCGAGCGGATGACGAAATTGCTGGATATTATCAATCCGGCTGAAGAGCAAATTGTAGTTTTATCAGCAGTGTCTGGTACAACCAATGGTTTAGTAGAAATTTCAGGCAAACTTTTAAAGGAAGATAAACAGGGGGCGTTAATTTTAATTAACGCCCTGAATCAAAAATATAATGAATTCGTTATTGAGCTTCTTCCTGAGGGTGATTTAAGGGAGCAGGGACAGGAAGTGGTGAATTACCATTTTCAGTTTTTAACTGGCCTGGTCAACGATATTTTTACACCTGCTGAAGAGAAGGTGGTTTTAGCGCAGGGTGAATTATTGTCCACTACGCTTTATCATATTTATTTGAAAGCTATTGATGTGCCTTCGGTATTATTACCGGCACTTGATTTCATGAAGATTGATGAAGATAATGAGCCTGATATCTCTTTTGCGACGGCGAATCTTACACCTTTGCTGGACAAGCATAAGGGCAATAAATTATTTATTACGCAGGGCTTTATCTGCAGAAACAGCTTCGGTGAGGTAGATAACCTTCGCCGTGGCGGAAGTGATTATACGGCTTCGCTGATTGGTGCTGCTATTTTAGCAGAGGAAGTACAGATCTGGACGGATATTGACGGAATGCATAATAATGATCCAAGGATTGTAAAGGGTACGAAACCAATTGCTCATCTTTCTTTTGATGAGGCTGCGGAGCTTGCTTATTTCGGAGCTAAAATTCTTCATCCTCAGTCGGTATTTCCGGCACAGAAATACAAAATTCCGGTAAGGTTATTAAATACGATGGAGCCTTCTGCTGCGGGAACATTGATTTCTGCAGAGAGTGAAAAAGGGAAAATCAAATCTATCGCTGCTAAGGATGGTTTGATTGCTATCCGGATCCAGTCGAGCCGCATGCTTTTGGCTTATGGTTTCTTAAGAAGGATATTCGAGATTTTTGAACGTTATAAGACGCCGATCGATATGATTACAACTTCGGAGGTTGCGGTTTCTTTAACGATAGATTTTACGGATAACCTGGATAAAATTTTAGAGGAGCTGGATACTTTTGGTTCTGTAGAGATTGACAGGGAACAGACGATTGTTTGTGTGGTGGGAGATTTTGGTGCGGGCAAACATGGCTTTGCGTCAAGAGTACTTGATGCTATCAAACATATTCCTGTCAGAATGATCTCTTATGGGGGAAGTAATTATAATATCTCTTTATTAGTAAATACGGGAGATAAAACAGAGGTACTGAGAAGTTTACATAACCGCATTTTTGAATAAAAACCGGTTTATCTCTTTTTGAGGTAAGTAAGGACTGCTATAATAATAAAAATGAGTACGATAAAGAGCCTGACTCTTCTGTCGTATTCTTTTTTGTTGATTTTCTGACGTTGAAGATCGAAATAGTTGCCCAGGTAAATCAACAGCATTCCAATTAGACAAAATACAATAAGATATTTAAACATTATGTTTTCTAACAAAGATATAGCACAGTTTGCAGATTTAGAAACACCTTTTTATTATTATGACCTGAGTTTATTGCAGCGCAGCTTAAGTGCTTGTGCTGAAGCGGCTAAGGTTTATGATTTTCATGTGCATTATGCAATGAAGGCGAATTTTAATGATACGCTGCTGAAAAAAATTAAAGAGGCCGGTTTGGGCGCTGATTGTGTAAGTGGCAATGAAGTGAAGAAGGCCATTGAGATAGGTTTTGACAAGAAACGGGTCGTATTTGCTGGTGTCGGTAAATCGGACAAGGAAATCAATGAGGCGCTGGATCTGGATATTTTCTGCTTTAATGTAGAGTCTGTTCAGGAGTTAGAGGTCATCAATGAGCTTGCCGGAAAAAGAGGAAAGGTGGCCAAGGTTGCCATCCGTATTAATCCTAATGTAGATGCACATACGCATCATAATATTACAACGGGACTGGATGAGAACAAGTTCGGTGTAAATTCATGGGATCTTCCTGATTGTGTGGTGGTTTTAAAGGCTTCTGCAAATTTGGAGTTCATGGGGATACATTTTCATATTGGCTCGCAGATCACAAATTTAGATGTTTTTAAGAATCTTTGTGTAAGAATCAACGAGTTTGCGAAATGGTTCGAGGAGCGCGGGCTTCTGGTAAAGCTGATCAATGTTGGCGGAGGATTGGGTATTGATTATCAGAATCCTGAGCAACAGATCCCTGATTTTGAAGCTTATTTTAAGATTTTTAATGAATTTTTAGAGAAAAGGCCTAATCAGGAGGTTCATTTTGAGCTGGGAAGAGCGATTGTGGGCCAGTGTTCTTCGCTAATCAGCAGAGTGCTTTATGTGAAGAATGGCAAGAGCAAGAATTTTATAATTCTGGATGCAGGAATGACGGAGTTAATGAGACCGGCACTTTACCAGGCTTATCACCAGATCGAGAATTTGAGCAAACAGGATGGAGGATTGAGTGTAAAGTATGATGTGGTAGGCCCGATTTGCGAGAGTACGGATTGTTTTGGGAAAGAGGTTTTGTTACAGGAAACGGAAAGGGGCGATTTAGTGGCAATCAGGAGTACTGGGGCTTATGGTGAAGTGATGAGTTCACATTATAATCTGAGGGAAAATGTAAGGGTGGTTTTTAGTAAGTAGGTTTTTCCATATAGTATAAAAAAAGCAACAAGCCATATTTCTGCCGACGTTCCTGAAGTAGGAACAAGGTCAGAAATATGGCTTGTTGCTTTTTTTATTCCTTAATTTTTCTGGATTACCCTTACATAATTAAAAAGACACCGTTTCATTTAAGTCAGTATAATAATTGTGAGGGGGTGGGTTGTTGGTTAGGAGGAGAATAGGTTTGGTTTGAGAAGAAAGATCTTGGTTTGCTCTGAGGAGAAAAGTTTGTTTTGCTTTGGGGAGAAAGATTTTGGTTTGCTTTGAGGTGAGAGTTTTGGTTTCTTCAACTGTTCAGGGTAAACACCATTCAGTAATTAACTATATCATTGTCTTTTACTGTAAACTAATTCCAGTATAGGACAACTGTTCAGGGTTTATAATTAGTCGTAGTTGAGAGGGGGTTGAAAGGGCCATTGGCCCTTTCAACCCCCTCTCAACTACGACTATAATACGATGACGGACTTATCTCTGTATTCAGGAGGCTGGTTTTAGTTTTTGCCGGATAAAAATGCTTTTTCTATTACATCTATAATTGGATTATTCAGTAATCTTGGAGCCGGGATTCCAATAGCTGCAATTTGATAGTAAATTGATAGGTTTTCTGGTTGTTTGAATTCACTAAGTGCTTATTAAATTAGGTTTAGCACTATAAATAATATTAGATATACTATATGAGATCGTTTAAGTTTTTAATTCCGGCATTGTCGCTTTTAGTAGTGGCTTGTAATTCTAACAGTAATTCCAATAAGGTTGAAACAGCTAAGGTTGTTGATTATAAATATTCACTGGCTTATCAGTTGGATGGGAAAATTGTGGCGGCGAATGCGGATACTTCAAAACAGATTTCTTTCGGTGGGGCTACTGATCCGGCCATCTCTCCGGACGGAAATAAGTTGGCTTACACGGTGAGCGATAGTTTAGGGAACAGGTCTGTCTGGGTTGCGGACATGGTTAGCAAAAGTCAGGTTCAGTTAAATGTAAAGAGTAAAAATTATTACCGGGCTGTATGGTCTCCTTCGGGAGATATGATGGCTTTTAGCATTTTTAATAAGAAATCTTTTTGGAAGGTGGGGATCATTAAGACGGATAATTCGGGCTATGTGATGTTAGATAGCGTGTCGAAGCTGAATGTTTATGCGCCGGCCTGGAAGAATGAAAATCAGATTATAGCTCAGGATCTTCAAAAGCTTTACACATTTGATTTGACGGGGAAAATGGTAGAATCGGTCAATATCACGGATCTGATTGGAAAGGAGCTTTCAATTGCAAGTAATAATAGTTTCTTTTATAGCAAGGATGGAAAGAAATTGGTTTTTAATGCGGGTAATAAGGATGTTTTACCGGGTTTGACCGGGCCGGGTGAAGGGGTTTATGTGCTGGATCTTGCATCTAAACAGGTGAAGCGAATTTCTCCTGAAGGTATGACTGTACCTTCTCTTTTTGTCACAGGTAATGATAAGGTTATTTATAGTGGGATGGAAAAGCCGTTTGTAGTTTCGAAAATATATACTACTGATTTATCAGGAAGTGAGATTAAGCTTGTTGTTGATAAGGGAAATAATCCAACAGCTAATTAAAACTTAGTTATTATCCGGCCTGATCTTATGGATTTAGAGAAATATACTTTTGATAGTATTCCTGATGCTGAGCGAACGGCAGAAGATACAGTGATTGAATTTGTAATTGTTTACAATAGATGGGCTAAGGAGTGCCATAATTTGGTTGTTGCTGATCGGGAGAAGCTGAATGAGCTGATTCAAAAGGATAGTCATGCCCGGCAAGTTTTACAGGAGATTTATAAGAAGTATTGTACTTCAAAGAATAGACAGTATCATCGGACTGGTACAGGGTATTATTTTTATGGTGGGACTTATAAGGCGGGGACGGCAATTGAAAGTTGTACGGAGCTGGCGAAAAATGAAGTGATCATTCAGACGAAAAAGATTAAAAATTTTTCACCTGTAAAAAGGTATTCAGTAGTGAAGCAGGGACAGGTTTGGAAGATAGGTGGTGTGGAGAGTTTAAGTGGGAATAAGATGTGGGAGTTTGATATACTTTAAATACGGAAACAATTAAGGAAGTACGGAAATAATCAAGGCTTCTCCGGCTCTTTTAATTCTTTTCCGCATCTGGAGCAAAACTTTGCATTTGCGGGGTAAACCGGAGCGTAACATATGGGGCATTTTTCCTTGGCTTCATCTGTGGCCCTTGCCATTTCTACAGATACAATACCGGTAGGGACTGCAATAATACCATAACCGATAATCATCAGGATACTCGCCAGAAGTTGTCCTAAGGGGCTTTGTGGTGAGATGTCTCCGTAACCAACGGTGGTGATTGTAACTATTGCCCAGTAAATAGAAACGGGGATGCTTGTGAAACCACTTGCATCCCCTTCAATAATATACATGAGTGTACCAATAATGGTTACCAGTGTAACGACGCTCGCCAGGAATACGGTAATTTTATATAAACTGTTTTTAAGCGCGTTTCTCAATATGTTCCCTTCACTGGTGAAACGGCTAAGTTTTAAAATCCGGAAAACTCTAAGTAGTCTGAATGCACGAATAACAACCAGGTAATGTGCTCCTGCCAGAAACAGACTCAGATAAGTCGGCAAAAAAGCGATAATATCTATGAGCCCATAAAAGCTGAAGATATACCTGGATGGTTTATCACTGCTATAAATCCGGAGCGCATATTCCAGTGTAAAGAATATCG from Pedobacter sp. WC2423 carries:
- a CDS encoding phospho-sugar mutase, which codes for MQLEAAIQNTINEWLNGNYDQQTKEEIQKLIDSEASVELVDSFYRSLEFGTGGLRGIMGAGSNRINKYTIGTATQGLSNYLLKKYPGEQIKVAIAHDSRNQSDFFAKITADVFSANGIHVCFFKELRPTPELSFAIRHLGCRSGVMLTASHNPKEYNGYKAYGADGGQFTSPDDNMVMDEVANIKSIDEVKFERNEKLVELIGEEIDTLYLDQITALSVSPEAIARQKDLKIVYSPIHGTGITLVPKALAQFGFTNLTLVKEQSTPDGNFPTVVYPNPEEKEAMTLALNKAKEIDADLVLATDPDADRVGIAVKNNDGEFVLLNGNQTGSLLINYLLTAWQEKGKLDGNQYIVKTIVTTNLVEEIAKAKNVEYFNTLTGFKHIGHLITSLQGKKTFIGGGEESYGYLIGELVRDKDAIISCAFIAEMTAFYKDKGSSLYDAMLDMYAEYGLYKEELVSLTKKGKTGAEEIKAMMEKFRNNPPLELGGSKVKTLKDYELGVETNLDTKEKTKLDFPVSDVLQFITEDGSIVSARPSGTEPKIKFYCSVNAPLTDKAQFKTVDAALGAKIKSLMDDLQA
- a CDS encoding NTF2 fold immunity protein; its protein translation is MDLEKYTFDSIPDAERTAEDTVIEFVIVYNRWAKECHNLVVADREKLNELIQKDSHARQVLQEIYKKYCTSKNRQYHRTGTGYYFYGGTYKAGTAIESCTELAKNEVIIQTKKIKNFSPVKRYSVVKQGQVWKIGGVESLSGNKMWEFDIL
- the lysA gene encoding diaminopimelate decarboxylase: MFSNKDIAQFADLETPFYYYDLSLLQRSLSACAEAAKVYDFHVHYAMKANFNDTLLKKIKEAGLGADCVSGNEVKKAIEIGFDKKRVVFAGVGKSDKEINEALDLDIFCFNVESVQELEVINELAGKRGKVAKVAIRINPNVDAHTHHNITTGLDENKFGVNSWDLPDCVVVLKASANLEFMGIHFHIGSQITNLDVFKNLCVRINEFAKWFEERGLLVKLINVGGGLGIDYQNPEQQIPDFEAYFKIFNEFLEKRPNQEVHFELGRAIVGQCSSLISRVLYVKNGKSKNFIILDAGMTELMRPALYQAYHQIENLSKQDGGLSVKYDVVGPICESTDCFGKEVLLQETERGDLVAIRSTGAYGEVMSSHYNLRENVRVVFSK
- a CDS encoding aspartate kinase; translation: MKILKFGGTSVGSPERMTKLLDIINPAEEQIVVLSAVSGTTNGLVEISGKLLKEDKQGALILINALNQKYNEFVIELLPEGDLREQGQEVVNYHFQFLTGLVNDIFTPAEEKVVLAQGELLSTTLYHIYLKAIDVPSVLLPALDFMKIDEDNEPDISFATANLTPLLDKHKGNKLFITQGFICRNSFGEVDNLRRGGSDYTASLIGAAILAEEVQIWTDIDGMHNNDPRIVKGTKPIAHLSFDEAAELAYFGAKILHPQSVFPAQKYKIPVRLLNTMEPSAAGTLISAESEKGKIKSIAAKDGLIAIRIQSSRMLLAYGFLRRIFEIFERYKTPIDMITTSEVAVSLTIDFTDNLDKILEELDTFGSVEIDREQTIVCVVGDFGAGKHGFASRVLDAIKHIPVRMISYGGSNYNISLLVNTGDKTEVLRSLHNRIFE
- a CDS encoding TolB family protein; its protein translation is MRSFKFLIPALSLLVVACNSNSNSNKVETAKVVDYKYSLAYQLDGKIVAANADTSKQISFGGATDPAISPDGNKLAYTVSDSLGNRSVWVADMVSKSQVQLNVKSKNYYRAVWSPSGDMMAFSIFNKKSFWKVGIIKTDNSGYVMLDSVSKLNVYAPAWKNENQIIAQDLQKLYTFDLTGKMVESVNITDLIGKELSIASNNSFFYSKDGKKLVFNAGNKDVLPGLTGPGEGVYVLDLASKQVKRISPEGMTVPSLFVTGNDKVIYSGMEKPFVVSKIYTTDLSGSEIKLVVDKGNNPTAN
- a CDS encoding ion transporter; the protein is MAIRTHDIFRKKLYTIIFESDTKAGKLFDLILLWVILLSILSVFLESVASFRAHYLIYIRTVEWIFTIFFTLEYALRIYSSDKPSRYIFSFYGLIDIIAFLPTYLSLFLAGAHYLVVIRAFRLLRVFRILKLSRFTSEGNILRNALKNSLYKITVFLASVVTLVTIIGTLMYIIEGDASGFTSIPVSIYWAIVTITTVGYGDISPQSPLGQLLASILMIIGYGIIAVPTGIVSVEMARATDEAKEKCPICYAPVYPANAKFCSRCGKELKEPEKP